In Nicotiana tabacum cultivar K326 chromosome 10, ASM71507v2, whole genome shotgun sequence, the DNA window cattttttgtttttgttgttgttgttcttattgttgttggtgttgtcaTAGGGGTAAAATCTCACCTAATGGGACAAGGCTAGTAATGAGGTTGTGGCTAATGTTTAGGAGAATATGGATAAATTTAGAATATGGGATTACACtgagtttattgttgttgttgttgtagttgtcgTCATAGGGGTAAAATCTCACCTAATGGGACAAGGGTTGTAATGAGTTTGTGGCTAATGTTTAGGAGAATATGGATAAATTGAGAATTCTAAATCAGGTTAGGGGATACAATCTTGATAAAGGTCAGGTTTTTACCTATAATTTGTTCAAGTTTCTTGAATTTCCCTCTATTTTGGTAGGTGGAGTTTGTAAGTTTGGTAGCTTATAGGGGTAAAAATCTCACCTATGGAACAAGGGTTGTCATGGGTTTGTGGCTAGTGTTTAGGAGAATTTGGATAAATTGAGAATTCTGAATCAGGTTGGGAAATTTGCTTGGAAATTTGAACTGGGGGTTCTTTGGTTTCTGAATGGTCTTCAATTTTTCTACTAAGGGATGGTGCTTTTATCCCTTCTTGTGCATAGGTATGGAGTTTTATAAGATTAAGGATGCAGAAAGCAAAGGGACAGGTTTACATGATATATGGTTACTGGAGTATTTTAGATATTTTAGCTACATAGGATATGTTTCGTGCCCTTGCTCCTTGTTTGCTGGAAATCAATTTTGCTAGTGAAATAAGCTCACGGACTATATGTTTTGTGATATAAGATGAAAAGGCCAGTTCTTTCTTCTTAAAGACTACAGCTTTGTGTTGTTCTGTGTCTATTTTTCTCACTCGCAGATATTGTAGTGCATAAAGAAACCATGAAAAATGTTGTTAAGTGTTTGGTGCCCTTTGTTGATCTACTTTATTGGCCTTTTTATTTCATTCCGTTTTTTGTTTGTAAATGATGAGTTGGTATAGTTAGTTCTAAAGATTATACCTTTTCTGGGAATTGCTGCCGCAAGCTTGAGAAATTGGTGTGTTCTGTAGCTTCTTTGTAATATGGTGATATAAGAAGTCTGATAATGTTGATGATGTTTTATTTGTAAGATTTTCAGTTCTTAACTTTGTATCTTGTTGTAtagggaaagaaaagaaaagatacaaTCTGCATTGCCCTTGCTGATGACACCTGTGATGAGCCAAAGATTAGAATGAACAAGGTTGTCAGAAATAACCTTAGGGTTCGGCTTGGTGATGTTGTCTCTGTGCATCAATGTCCTGATGTCAAGTACGGGAAACGTGTGCACATTCTTCCCATTGATGACACCATTGAAGGAGTTACTGGGAATCTTTTTGATGCTTACTTGAAACGTAAGTGTTTCAAATTTGTACTATCTATTTGCTTATTAATATCTTCGGATACACGGCATTATGTATTGTTTGTCTGTTAGAGTTTACGTTTTAGTTAGCCGATGGTATTCTTCTGATGAGCACCATGTCTGCAAACTCTTTGTGCCAGTATCCTGCCTTGAGAACTTTATTCTTATAAGTTTGCTAGGTTTGAACTTCTAACTTAGAATCTGCTGTGATTTGTGTTATGTCTAATTTGCATCAAGCAAGTTCTCAAGGTTTTCTCTCGCCATGTGGGGTTTCATCTGATGAAAGCTTTTGTATTAGAACTGGAAAGTTGAAAACAGAAACTAAGCTTTTGTCATGCATCTTTAGCcattataatattttttgaacAAGTCTCTGATTCCTAGTCATTGTTTACctatcaataaataaataaatgaaattcCTAGTCATTTTTAAAATAATGGTTTTTAGACTTTAAACAGGCTATTGTTTTCTGTAATTAAATGAGAACTTTGGATAGCCTCAGTCACACTTCTTGGCCAAGAGATGATAACCTAATTGTTTATGCAAATGCTGATCCTTCTCGTCTCCCTTGTGTTATTTGTCTGCAGCCTATTTCCTCGAAGCATATCGACCAGTGAGGAAGGGTGATCTATTTCTTGTAAGAGGAGGAATGCGAAGTGTAGAGTTCAAGGTTATTGAAACTGATCCTCCTGAATACTGTGTCGTCGCCCCAGATACTGAGATATTTTGTGAGGGTGAACCTGTGAGTAGAGAAGATGAGAATCGGCTGGATGAGGTTGGTTATGATGATGTTGGTGGCGTGCGCAAACAAATGGCTCAGATCCGCGAGCTTGTTGAGCTTCCATTGAGGCATCCACAACTCTTCAAATCCATTGGAGTGAAACCTCCCAAAGGAATTCTTCTGTATGGACCTCCTGGATCAGGAAAGACGTTGATAGCTCGGGCAGTTGCAAATGAGACTGGTGCATTCTTCTTCTGTATTAATGGGCCAGAGATCATGTCCAAACTGGCTGGAGAAAGTGAAAGCAATCTCAGGAAAGCATTTGAGGAAGCTGAGAAGAATGCCCCTTcaattatctttattgatgaaaTTGATTCGATAGCTCCTAAACGTGAGAAGACAAATGGAGAGGTTGAGAGGAGGATTGTTTCTCAGCTCTTGACTCTCATGGATGGTCTCAAATCACGTGCCCATGTAATTGTCATGGGTGCTACTAATCGCCCTAATAGCATTGATCCTGCACTAAGAAGGTTTGGCAGATTTGACAGGGAAATAGACATTGGTGTCCCAGATGAAGTTGGGCGTCTTGAGGTGCTCCGTATCCATACAAAGAACATGAAGCTCGCTGAAGATGTAATTTCATATCTTCAAACTTTTAGTATTCTGACTTTTAAAAGAGCAATTAGGTAATATTTGATCTTTGTTTGCAGGTTGATTTGGAAAGAATTGGCAAAGACACACATGGCTATGTTGGTGCTGATTTGGCAGCTTTGTGTACTGAGGCTGCACTTCAATGTATCAGAGAGAAGATGGACGTGATTGATTTGGAAGATGAAACCATTGATGCGGAGATATTGAACTCCATGGCTGTGACTAATGAGCACTTCTCAACTGCCCTTGGGACAAGCAATCCATCTGCTTTGCGTGAAACTGTAAGTCTGGATTTCTTTACATGCTCTGATTCTGCTGGTACACATCTTCTGTTCGAT includes these proteins:
- the LOC107768884 gene encoding cell division cycle protein 48 homolog isoform X1 codes for the protein MSNKAESSDSKGTKRDYSTAILERKKSPNRLVVDEAVNDDNSVVSLHPETMEKLQLFRGDTILIKGKKRKDTICIALADDTCDEPKIRMNKVVRNNLRVRLGDVVSVHQCPDVKYGKRVHILPIDDTIEGVTGNLFDAYLKPYFLEAYRPVRKGDLFLVRGGMRSVEFKVIETDPPEYCVVAPDTEIFCEGEPVSREDENRLDEVGYDDVGGVRKQMAQIRELVELPLRHPQLFKSIGVKPPKGILLYGPPGSGKTLIARAVANETGAFFFCINGPEIMSKLAGESESNLRKAFEEAEKNAPSIIFIDEIDSIAPKREKTNGEVERRIVSQLLTLMDGLKSRAHVIVMGATNRPNSIDPALRRFGRFDREIDIGVPDEVGRLEVLRIHTKNMKLAEDVDLERIGKDTHGYVGADLAALCTEAALQCIREKMDVIDLEDETIDAEILNSMAVTNEHFSTALGTSNPSALRETVVEVPNVSWEDIGGLENVKRELQETVQYPVEHPEKFEKFGMSPSKGVLFYGPPGCGKTLLAKAIANECQANFISVKGPELLTMWFGESEANVREIFDKARQSAPCVLFFDELDSIATQRGSSSGDAGGAADRVLNQLLTEMDGMNAKKTVFIIGATNRPDIIDPALLRPGRLDQLIYIPLPDEDSRHQIFKACLRKSPLSKDIDLRALAKYTQGFSGADITEICQRACKYAIRENIEKDIERERRRRDNPEAMEEDVDDEVPEIKPAHFEESMKYARRSVSDADIRKYQAFAQTLQQSRGFGTEFRFPEASTGATGTADPFATSAGGADEDDLYS
- the LOC107768884 gene encoding cell division cycle protein 48 homolog isoform X2 — its product is MNKVVRNNLRVRLGDVVSVHQCPDVKYGKRVHILPIDDTIEGVTGNLFDAYLKPYFLEAYRPVRKGDLFLVRGGMRSVEFKVIETDPPEYCVVAPDTEIFCEGEPVSREDENRLDEVGYDDVGGVRKQMAQIRELVELPLRHPQLFKSIGVKPPKGILLYGPPGSGKTLIARAVANETGAFFFCINGPEIMSKLAGESESNLRKAFEEAEKNAPSIIFIDEIDSIAPKREKTNGEVERRIVSQLLTLMDGLKSRAHVIVMGATNRPNSIDPALRRFGRFDREIDIGVPDEVGRLEVLRIHTKNMKLAEDVDLERIGKDTHGYVGADLAALCTEAALQCIREKMDVIDLEDETIDAEILNSMAVTNEHFSTALGTSNPSALRETVVEVPNVSWEDIGGLENVKRELQETVQYPVEHPEKFEKFGMSPSKGVLFYGPPGCGKTLLAKAIANECQANFISVKGPELLTMWFGESEANVREIFDKARQSAPCVLFFDELDSIATQRGSSSGDAGGAADRVLNQLLTEMDGMNAKKTVFIIGATNRPDIIDPALLRPGRLDQLIYIPLPDEDSRHQIFKACLRKSPLSKDIDLRALAKYTQGFSGADITEICQRACKYAIRENIEKDIERERRRRDNPEAMEEDVDDEVPEIKPAHFEESMKYARRSVSDADIRKYQAFAQTLQQSRGFGTEFRFPEASTGATGTADPFATSAGGADEDDLYS